The Beijerinckiaceae bacterium RH AL1 genome has a segment encoding these proteins:
- a CDS encoding putative Fusaric acid resistance protein-like protein (ID:RHAL1_02687;~source:Prodigal:2.6) has protein sequence MLRSGGAIGIGFVAFLALGSPEQAVVCAFFTNFLCFADKASDLPTRIWVQLIGALLCAGAGALGVLVAGNPPMIMLTTFVVALFAGFVHGSTPGVEAIPRYALVSLLVSAFLPVGNAAIVLAVVVGTALSLAAVLLDDHIRHGRRGIRIARMQAAVTYPGPRFSLVFGLATAAGLALGLAWITTRPYWIALTTVLVMQPDRRANTIRVMQRFLGTLAGVLAAFLLVLVVPTSARSHTLLLLAVALPFVWPLGFDRNYGLGVAILSAWVLVLIDTALPPGEPIGPLFLARLSNTALGCAVALAGSFVVYETDAELADEAEA, from the coding sequence ATGCTGCGCAGCGGCGGGGCCATCGGCATCGGCTTCGTCGCCTTCCTGGCGCTCGGGTCGCCGGAGCAGGCGGTCGTCTGCGCCTTCTTCACCAACTTCCTCTGCTTCGCCGACAAGGCGTCCGACCTGCCGACCCGGATTTGGGTGCAGCTGATCGGCGCGCTGCTGTGCGCCGGCGCCGGCGCGCTCGGCGTGCTCGTCGCCGGCAACCCGCCGATGATCATGCTGACCACCTTCGTGGTCGCGCTCTTCGCCGGCTTCGTGCACGGCAGCACGCCCGGCGTCGAGGCGATCCCGCGCTATGCCCTGGTCAGCCTCCTCGTCAGCGCCTTCCTGCCGGTCGGCAACGCTGCCATCGTCCTTGCGGTCGTCGTCGGCACGGCGCTGTCGCTCGCAGCCGTCCTCCTCGACGACCACATCCGGCACGGCCGTCGCGGCATCCGCATCGCGCGGATGCAGGCGGCCGTCACCTATCCCGGCCCACGCTTCAGCCTCGTCTTCGGCCTGGCGACGGCGGCCGGTCTCGCCCTCGGCCTCGCGTGGATCACCACGCGGCCCTACTGGATCGCGCTCACCACGGTGCTGGTGATGCAGCCCGACCGCCGCGCCAACACGATCCGGGTCATGCAGCGTTTCCTCGGCACGCTGGCCGGCGTTCTCGCGGCCTTTCTGCTCGTCCTCGTCGTGCCGACGTCGGCGCGCAGCCACACGCTGCTGCTGCTCGCCGTCGCGCTGCCGTTCGTCTGGCCGCTCGGCTTCGATCGCAACTACGGGCTCGGCGTGGCGATCCTCTCGGCCTGGGTGCTCGTGCTTATCGATACGGCGCTCCCGCCCGGCGAGCCGATCGGCCCGCTGTTCCTTGCGCGGCTGTCGAACACCGCGCTCGGCTGCGCCGTCGCACTCGCCGGCAGCTTCGTCGTCTACGAGACCGATGCGGAGCTCGCCGACGAAGCGGAGGCCTGA
- a CDS encoding 8-amino-7-oxononanoate synthase (source:Prodigal:2.6;~ID:RHAL1_02688): MQKQKSLADFAEKRYRLAGGSYLTQHNPFFVPIDKARQEAAAHGQRFVSFANYDYLGLSDHPAVKASAADALDMTGVGALASRLVGGERARHKDLEKALADYVGTEAVMTLVSGYLTNVTVIQHITGSRDVIFLDELSHNSIISGCKASPAEVIFFRHNDLDHLDTLLTERRGKYKSALIVAESLFSMDGDIVDLPRLVELKKQHGTWLLLDEAHSIGVLGEEGRGLCEYTGVDPNDVDIIIGTLSKTFASCGGFVCAKAAVINWFKHTLPGFVYSVGLSPVISAAALAAVELAQAETWRLRRLVHNSELFVELAREAGLDTGPAIGRGVVPIIFKGDSFATLAASQFLLQRGFYVPPIIQVGVPRDQPRLRFFMSASHSESDIRGVIAALAEFQALQAQSLGTEAELNTMSGDLLGDTRMQSAILAKDAMMQDGSDLVGAAS, translated from the coding sequence GTGCAAAAGCAGAAGAGCCTCGCCGATTTCGCCGAGAAGCGCTATCGCCTCGCTGGTGGAAGTTATCTGACGCAGCACAATCCCTTCTTCGTTCCGATCGACAAGGCGCGGCAGGAGGCGGCCGCCCACGGCCAGCGCTTCGTGTCCTTCGCAAACTACGACTACCTCGGCCTGAGCGACCACCCGGCGGTGAAGGCCTCGGCCGCCGACGCGCTCGACATGACCGGCGTCGGCGCGCTGGCCTCGCGCCTCGTCGGCGGCGAGCGGGCCCGCCACAAGGATCTCGAGAAGGCGCTGGCCGATTACGTCGGCACCGAGGCCGTGATGACCCTGGTCTCCGGCTATCTCACCAACGTCACCGTCATCCAGCACATCACCGGCTCGCGCGACGTCATCTTCCTCGACGAGCTGTCGCACAACTCGATCATCTCGGGCTGCAAGGCCTCGCCCGCCGAGGTGATCTTCTTCCGCCACAACGACCTCGACCACCTCGACACGCTGCTGACCGAGCGGCGCGGCAAGTACAAGTCGGCGCTGATCGTCGCCGAGAGCCTGTTCTCGATGGACGGCGACATCGTCGACCTGCCCCGGCTCGTCGAGCTGAAGAAGCAGCACGGCACCTGGCTCCTGCTCGACGAGGCGCACTCGATCGGCGTTCTCGGCGAGGAAGGCCGCGGGCTCTGCGAGTACACCGGCGTCGACCCCAACGATGTCGACATCATCATCGGCACGCTCTCGAAGACCTTCGCGTCCTGCGGCGGCTTCGTCTGCGCCAAGGCGGCCGTCATCAACTGGTTCAAGCACACGCTGCCGGGCTTCGTGTATTCCGTCGGCCTGTCGCCGGTCATCTCCGCGGCGGCGCTAGCGGCGGTCGAGCTGGCGCAGGCGGAGACCTGGCGCCTCCGCCGCCTCGTCCACAACAGCGAGCTCTTCGTCGAGCTCGCCCGCGAGGCCGGCCTCGACACCGGCCCGGCGATCGGCCGCGGCGTCGTGCCGATCATCTTCAAGGGCGACAGCTTCGCCACGCTGGCGGCGTCGCAGTTCCTGCTGCAGCGCGGCTTCTACGTGCCGCCGATCATCCAGGTCGGCGTCCCGCGCGACCAGCCCCGCCTGCGCTTCTTCATGTCGGCCTCGCACAGCGAGTCGGACATCCGCGGCGTCATCGCCGCACTCGCCGAGTTCCAGGCGCTGCAGGCGCAGAGCCTCGGCACCGAGGCCGAGCTCAACACCATGTCCGGCGATCTGCTTGGCGACACGCGGATGCAGAGCGCGATCCTCGCCAAGGACGCGATGATGCAGGACGGCTCGGACCTGGTGGGCGCGGCGTCCTGA
- a CDS encoding hypothetical protein (ID:RHAL1_02689;~conserved protein of unknown function;~source:Prodigal:2.6), with the protein MSVEIIPVEGLGKFLAFCRLPRQLYKGMQGFSAPLDAERWTNFAKKLNPHFKRVDSQAFLARKDGRWVGRIMAQIYIDGTRPVEASPAQFGAFDAIDDAEVVTALTGAAEAWLRARGATAICGPFSPSVNQEAGMLVQGFTALPMIFMPWSPSYLPRLIEACGYAKARDLISYRYAVTATDLDPRGSIMTRPEWKQRLRIRTLDLKNLDKEAAIVVDIFNEAWAANWGFVPFTQEEFMSTANALKYIMPSEGGFMVELDGETQAFGIVLPNLHEIISDRGGTLFPFGLPKIVARVRKHEFKSGRLVLFGVRKALQRKAVGGVVMLGFIEEMRRRGRGFSIDHVEFGWVLEDNAGMRRPIEMSGAEVDKVHRVYEKKLAA; encoded by the coding sequence GTGAGCGTCGAGATCATCCCGGTCGAGGGGCTGGGCAAGTTCCTCGCGTTCTGCCGGCTGCCGCGCCAGCTCTACAAGGGCATGCAGGGCTTCTCGGCGCCGCTCGACGCCGAGCGGTGGACGAACTTCGCCAAGAAGCTCAACCCGCACTTCAAGCGCGTCGATTCGCAGGCCTTCCTCGCCCGCAAGGACGGCCGCTGGGTTGGGCGCATCATGGCGCAGATCTACATCGACGGCACCCGACCGGTCGAAGCCTCGCCGGCGCAGTTCGGCGCCTTCGATGCGATCGACGACGCGGAGGTGGTGACCGCTCTCACCGGCGCGGCCGAGGCGTGGCTCCGGGCCCGCGGCGCGACCGCGATCTGCGGCCCCTTCTCGCCGTCGGTGAACCAGGAGGCCGGCATGCTCGTCCAGGGCTTCACCGCCCTGCCGATGATCTTCATGCCGTGGTCGCCGTCCTATCTGCCGCGGCTGATCGAGGCTTGCGGCTATGCCAAGGCGCGCGACCTCATCTCCTACCGCTACGCGGTCACCGCCACGGACCTCGACCCGCGCGGCTCGATCATGACGCGTCCGGAGTGGAAGCAGCGGCTCAGGATCCGCACGCTCGACCTCAAGAACCTCGACAAGGAAGCGGCGATCGTCGTCGACATCTTCAACGAGGCGTGGGCGGCGAACTGGGGCTTCGTGCCGTTCACGCAAGAGGAGTTCATGTCGACCGCCAACGCGCTGAAATACATCATGCCGTCCGAAGGCGGCTTCATGGTCGAGCTCGACGGCGAAACGCAGGCCTTCGGCATCGTATTGCCCAACTTGCACGAGATCATCTCTGATCGCGGCGGCACGCTGTTCCCGTTCGGGCTGCCGAAGATCGTCGCGCGGGTCCGCAAGCACGAGTTCAAGTCGGGGCGTCTCGTCCTCTTCGGCGTCCGCAAGGCGCTCCAGCGCAAGGCGGTCGGCGGCGTGGTGATGCTGGGCTTCATCGAGGAGATGCGCCGCCGCGGGCGCGGATTCTCGATCGACCATGTCGAGTTCGGCTGGGTGCTCGAGGACAATGCGGGGATGCGGCGGCCGATCGAGATGTCGGGCGCCGAGGTCGACAAGGTTCATCGCGTGTACGAGAAGAAGCTCGCCGCCTGA
- a CDS encoding Sphingolipid delta-4 desaturase (ID:RHAL1_02690;~source:Prodigal:2.6), whose amino-acid sequence MTDVIDLGRTRRVKEDTFRRGFFPAELKRPHPIRRMAILKAHPDVRALMGHDLWTFAITVGVVVGQTAMAWWLGHLGMGYWWLSLILAWCIGAFPNHAMFVAIHDYTHNLVFKNVVLNKLGLILADLPNTVPTAMGFRCYHVKHHSHLGDYDFDADLPSRWEADLVGNKWYMKAGWMFFFAVFQLTRLDRLKGTVPMRNRWTIYNGAAVFAFDAAIWYFCGLNGLLYLFASFWFSVGLHPLGARWVQEHFTLDPEQETFDYYGPLNLVALNIGYHNEHHDFPDIPWRRLPMLRKAAPEFYDTLKHHKSWTGLWLTFLFDSRYTLYSRVDRSPSTIGSAPARA is encoded by the coding sequence ATGACCGATGTGATCGATCTCGGCCGCACGCGCCGCGTCAAGGAAGACACCTTCCGCCGCGGCTTCTTCCCGGCCGAGCTGAAGCGTCCGCACCCGATTCGCCGCATGGCGATCCTGAAGGCGCATCCGGATGTCCGCGCGCTGATGGGCCACGACCTGTGGACCTTCGCCATCACCGTTGGCGTGGTGGTCGGCCAGACGGCGATGGCCTGGTGGCTCGGCCATCTCGGCATGGGCTACTGGTGGCTCTCGCTCATCCTCGCCTGGTGCATCGGCGCCTTCCCGAACCACGCGATGTTCGTCGCCATCCACGACTACACGCACAACCTCGTCTTCAAGAACGTGGTGCTGAACAAGCTCGGCCTCATCCTCGCCGACCTGCCGAACACCGTGCCGACCGCCATGGGGTTCCGCTGCTACCACGTGAAGCACCACAGCCACCTCGGCGACTACGACTTCGACGCCGACCTGCCGTCGCGCTGGGAGGCCGATCTCGTCGGCAACAAGTGGTACATGAAGGCCGGCTGGATGTTCTTCTTCGCGGTCTTCCAGCTGACCCGGCTCGATCGCCTCAAGGGCACCGTGCCGATGCGCAACCGCTGGACGATCTACAACGGGGCCGCCGTCTTCGCCTTCGATGCGGCGATCTGGTACTTCTGCGGCCTCAACGGCCTGCTCTATCTCTTCGCCTCGTTCTGGTTCTCGGTCGGGCTGCATCCGCTCGGCGCGCGCTGGGTGCAGGAGCACTTCACGCTCGATCCCGAGCAGGAGACGTTCGACTACTACGGCCCTCTGAACCTCGTGGCGCTCAACATCGGCTACCACAACGAGCACCACGACTTCCCGGACATCCCGTGGCGCCGGCTGCCGATGCTGCGGAAGGCGGCGCCGGAGTTCTACGACACGCTGAAGCACCACAAGTCGTGGACGGGGCTCTGGCTCACCTTCCTCTTCGACTCGCGCTACACGCTCTACTCGCGCGTCGACCGCAGCCCCTCGACCATCGGCAGCGCGCCCGCCCGCGCCTGA
- a CDS encoding protein of unknown function (ID:RHAL1_02691;~source:Prodigal:2.6) produces MWGFVADTTAAHLCRGYDAALGHFPAACQSNSGLPALAITGIVLLAAFVCGRMALSRWNRAH; encoded by the coding sequence ATGTGGGGTTTCGTCGCCGATACGACCGCGGCCCATCTGTGCCGCGGCTATGACGCTGCGCTCGGCCACTTCCCGGCGGCCTGCCAGAGCAACAGCGGCCTGCCGGCGCTGGCGATCACCGGGATCGTCCTGCTCGCGGCGTTCGTGTGCGGCCGGATGGCGCTGAGCCGGTGGAACCGGGCGCACTAA
- a CDS encoding hypothetical protein (ID:RHAL1_02692;~conserved protein of unknown function;~source:Prodigal:2.6), which translates to MLVSEKDAIDGARVLMKLGKIQAATAWHAAGYNPVSNNWRERVLQELIRRAEDIDADAIIGVDYSVEPVEGRDEGGIELERVCATGIAVRLANAA; encoded by the coding sequence ATGCTGGTGAGCGAAAAAGACGCCATCGATGGCGCCCGCGTTCTCATGAAGCTCGGTAAGATTCAGGCCGCGACCGCCTGGCACGCTGCAGGCTACAATCCCGTATCGAACAACTGGCGCGAGCGCGTGCTGCAGGAGCTGATCCGCCGCGCCGAGGACATCGACGCCGATGCGATCATCGGGGTCGACTACTCGGTCGAGCCGGTCGAGGGTCGCGACGAAGGGGGCATCGAGCTGGAGCGCGTGTGCGCTACGGGCATCGCCGTTCGCCTCGCGAACGCGGCCTAG
- the purH gene encoding fused IMP cyclohydrolase; phosphoribosylaminoimidazolecarboxamide formyltransferase (ID:RHAL1_02693;~source:Prodigal:2.6): protein MSEDRRPIARALLSVSDKTGIVEFARALAAHDVALVSTGGTHKALVEAGLAVSEVADLTGFPEMMDGRVKTLHPKVHGGLLAIRGNPEHEAAMLAHDIRAIDLLVVNLYPFEATVARGADYETCVENIDIGGPAMIRGAAKNHADVAVVVDPEDYASVLAALDEGGTDLALRKRLAQKAYARTAVYDAAISNWMAGVLGETAPKYRAFGGTLIEALRYGENPHQQAAFYAGAEARPGVATARQVQGKALSYNNVNDTDAALELVAEFPAADGPAVAIIKHANPCGVARGTSLVAAYELALRCDPVSAFGGIVALNGRLDAAAAREIVKIFTEVIVAPEADDEAIALVAAKPNLRLLLTGALPDPRAPGLTIRPVAGGFLVQGRDDAVVADLDLRVVTQRAPTAAEMADLRFAFSVAKHVKSNAIVYAKDGATVGIGAGQMSRIDSSRMAAMKAAEAAQAAGLPQSLAEGSVVASDAFFPFADGLLAAAKAGATAVIQPGGSMRDDLVIQAADEAGLAMVLTGTRHFRH from the coding sequence ATGTCTGAAGATCGTCGCCCCATCGCCCGCGCGCTGCTCTCGGTCTCCGACAAGACCGGCATCGTCGAGTTCGCCCGCGCCCTCGCGGCGCACGACGTCGCGCTGGTGTCGACCGGCGGCACGCACAAGGCGCTCGTCGAGGCCGGTCTCGCGGTCTCGGAGGTCGCCGACCTCACGGGCTTTCCCGAGATGATGGACGGCCGCGTGAAGACGCTGCACCCCAAGGTGCACGGCGGTCTCTTGGCGATCCGCGGCAACCCGGAGCACGAGGCGGCGATGCTCGCGCACGACATCCGGGCGATCGACCTGCTCGTGGTCAACCTCTACCCCTTCGAGGCGACGGTGGCGCGCGGCGCCGATTACGAGACCTGCGTCGAGAACATCGACATCGGCGGCCCCGCGATGATCCGCGGCGCCGCCAAGAACCACGCCGACGTCGCCGTCGTGGTCGACCCCGAGGACTACGCGTCGGTGCTGGCCGCGCTGGATGAGGGCGGCACCGACCTCGCGCTGCGCAAGCGCCTCGCGCAAAAAGCCTATGCTCGCACCGCGGTCTACGACGCGGCGATCTCGAACTGGATGGCCGGCGTGCTCGGCGAGACGGCGCCGAAGTATCGCGCCTTCGGCGGCACGCTGATCGAGGCGCTGCGCTACGGCGAGAACCCGCACCAGCAGGCCGCCTTCTACGCCGGCGCCGAGGCGCGGCCGGGCGTTGCCACCGCACGTCAGGTGCAGGGGAAGGCGCTCTCCTACAACAACGTCAACGACACCGACGCGGCGCTCGAGCTCGTCGCCGAGTTTCCGGCCGCCGACGGGCCGGCGGTGGCGATCATCAAGCACGCCAACCCCTGCGGCGTGGCGCGCGGGACGAGCCTGGTCGCGGCCTACGAGCTGGCGCTGCGCTGCGACCCCGTCTCGGCCTTCGGCGGCATCGTGGCGCTGAACGGCAGGCTCGACGCGGCGGCGGCGCGCGAGATCGTCAAGATCTTCACCGAGGTGATCGTCGCGCCCGAGGCCGACGACGAGGCCATCGCGCTCGTTGCGGCCAAGCCGAACCTGCGGCTCCTGCTGACCGGCGCGCTGCCGGACCCGCGCGCGCCCGGCCTGACGATCCGCCCGGTCGCCGGCGGCTTCCTGGTGCAGGGTCGCGACGACGCGGTGGTCGCCGACCTGGACCTGCGGGTGGTGACGCAGCGGGCACCCACGGCGGCGGAAATGGCCGACCTGCGCTTTGCCTTTTCGGTTGCGAAACACGTCAAGTCGAACGCCATCGTCTACGCCAAGGACGGGGCGACGGTCGGCATCGGGGCAGGGCAAATGAGCCGAATCGACTCGTCCCGCATGGCGGCGATGAAGGCGGCCGAGGCGGCGCAGGCGGCCGGCCTGCCGCAATCGCTCGCCGAGGGCTCGGTCGTCGCGTCCGACGCCTTCTTTCCGTTCGCCGACGGCCTGCTCGCCGCCGCAAAGGCCGGCGCCACGGCGGTCATCCAGCCCGGTGGTTCGATGCGCGACGACCTGGTCATCCAGGCGGCCGACGAGGCCGGGCTGGCGATGGTGCTGACCGGCACGCGACATTTCCGACACTGA
- the mtaB gene encoding Threonylcarbamoyladenosine tRNA methylthiotransferase MtaB (ID:RHAL1_02694;~source:Prodigal:2.6), translating to MSVAEPEVASFGCRLNLVEGEAIGRLLAGRDVAVVNTCGVTNEAVRQARQAIRRLRRERPSRAIFVTGCAAEMERETFAGMPEIDGLVPNGLKTQPGAWALPSPTPRQSADEKPSPLEESTASTRAFLAIQNGCDHACTFCAIPRGRGAARSAPTADVVARAESLVARGFAEIVLTGVDLTSWGGDLPERPRLGALVRAILREVPALRRLRLSSIDCIETDADLLAAFAEEPRLMPYLHLSLQSGDDLVLKRMKRRHSRAEAVAVCATLRRLRPDMAFGADLIAGFPTETEAMAASTRALVEDCGLAYLHVFPFSPRPGTPAARMPQVAPALVRERAARLREAGDAALRRHLAARRGRSCLCSSSAAAAATPPTSRPSRPARFRPAASSP from the coding sequence GTGAGCGTCGCCGAGCCCGAGGTCGCGAGCTTCGGCTGCCGGCTGAACCTCGTCGAGGGCGAGGCGATCGGCCGCCTGCTGGCCGGGCGCGACGTCGCCGTCGTCAACACCTGCGGCGTGACCAACGAGGCGGTGCGCCAAGCGCGCCAGGCCATTCGGCGCCTGCGTCGCGAGCGGCCGTCGCGCGCCATCTTCGTCACCGGCTGCGCCGCAGAGATGGAGCGCGAGACCTTTGCCGGCATGCCCGAGATCGACGGGCTGGTGCCGAACGGGCTGAAGACTCAGCCGGGAGCCTGGGCTCTTCCTTCTCCCACTCCCCGCCAAAGCGCGGACGAAAAGCCGAGCCCGCTGGAAGAAAGCACGGCCTCGACCCGCGCGTTCCTGGCGATCCAGAACGGCTGCGACCATGCCTGCACCTTCTGCGCGATCCCGCGCGGGCGCGGCGCGGCCCGCTCGGCGCCGACGGCCGATGTCGTCGCCCGGGCGGAAAGCCTCGTCGCGCGCGGCTTCGCCGAGATCGTGCTCACGGGCGTCGACCTCACCTCGTGGGGCGGCGATCTCCCGGAGCGCCCGCGCCTCGGCGCCCTCGTGCGGGCGATCCTGCGCGAGGTCCCGGCGCTGCGGCGCCTGCGCCTCTCCTCGATCGACTGCATCGAGACCGACGCGGATCTTCTTGCCGCCTTCGCGGAAGAGCCGCGGCTGATGCCCTACCTGCACCTCTCGCTGCAGAGCGGCGACGACCTCGTCCTCAAGCGCATGAAGCGGCGCCATTCGCGCGCCGAGGCGGTCGCGGTCTGCGCGACGCTCCGGCGGCTGCGCCCGGACATGGCGTTCGGCGCGGATCTCATCGCCGGCTTCCCGACCGAGACCGAGGCGATGGCGGCCTCGACGCGCGCGCTCGTCGAGGATTGCGGCCTCGCCTACCTCCACGTCTTCCCCTTCTCGCCGCGCCCAGGCACGCCGGCGGCGCGCATGCCGCAGGTCGCACCGGCGCTGGTGCGCGAGCGCGCGGCGCGGCTGCGCGAGGCCGGCGACGCGGCGCTGCGCCGCCACCTTGCCGCGCGCCGGGGCAGGTCCTGCCTGTGCTCGTCGAGCGCGGCGGCCGCGGCCACGCCCCCGACTTCTCGCCCGTCGCGACCGGCGCGCTTCCGCCCGGCCGCGTCGTCCCCATGA
- the dapF gene encoding Diaminopimelate epimerase (ID:RHAL1_02695;~source:Prodigal:2.6), whose product MRDALAIRNLVRMNGAGNAIVVADLRGTDLVPTADEARAIAAAPGLAFDQLMTIHDPVTAGTDAFLRIYNVDGSLAGACGNGTRCVAWVMLQSSPRETLRLETQAGQLECRRVGTWDFSVDMGSPVFDWARIPLRSGADDFKALDLHIDDPAVAALGRPYALSMGNPHAVFFVEDAAGIDIGRLGPPVEHAPAFPERANVSFAQVVDDATIRLRVWERGAGATLACGTGACATLVAAAATGRTRRKAEVTLPGGTLTVEWRADDHVIMTGPVELEGETTLAAALRERAA is encoded by the coding sequence ATGCGCGACGCCCTCGCCATCCGCAACCTCGTTCGCATGAACGGCGCCGGCAACGCCATCGTCGTCGCCGACCTGCGCGGCACCGACCTCGTGCCGACGGCCGACGAGGCGCGCGCTATCGCCGCCGCGCCCGGCTTGGCGTTCGACCAGCTGATGACGATCCACGATCCCGTCACCGCCGGCACCGATGCTTTTTTGCGCATCTACAATGTAGACGGCTCGCTGGCCGGCGCCTGCGGCAACGGCACGCGCTGCGTCGCCTGGGTCATGCTGCAGAGCTCGCCGCGCGAGACGCTGAGGCTGGAGACTCAGGCGGGCCAGCTCGAGTGCCGCCGCGTCGGCACTTGGGACTTTTCGGTCGACATGGGCTCGCCAGTGTTCGACTGGGCGCGGATCCCGCTGCGCTCCGGCGCCGACGACTTCAAGGCGCTCGACCTCCATATCGACGATCCGGCCGTGGCCGCGCTCGGCCGGCCCTACGCCTTGAGCATGGGCAACCCGCACGCCGTCTTCTTCGTCGAGGACGCAGCGGGCATCGACATCGGCCGCCTCGGGCCGCCGGTCGAGCACGCGCCGGCCTTTCCAGAGCGCGCCAACGTCTCCTTCGCGCAGGTGGTGGACGACGCGACGATCCGCCTGCGCGTGTGGGAGCGCGGCGCCGGCGCGACGCTGGCCTGCGGCACCGGGGCCTGCGCCACCCTCGTTGCCGCCGCGGCGACGGGGCGCACGCGGCGCAAGGCCGAGGTGACGCTGCCCGGCGGCACGCTCACGGTCGAGTGGCGCGCCGACGATCACGTGATCATGACGGGCCCGGTCGAGCTCGAGGGCGAGACGACGCTGGCGGCTGCGCTGCGAGAGCGGGCGGCGTGA
- a CDS encoding Transcription activator effector binding (modular protein) (ID:RHAL1_02696;~source:Prodigal:2.6), with the protein MQGKPVSSRWLALCVAAVLGAAPLTATAQTAPAPAPATTTPAPAQPTAPSTTPPAKAAPATPDKVGTPPAAAPATPEPKTQAPAPASPTTPSATPDGAAPKPPSAAPNGTPAAPLAPGGAPQTHEVEPNAAPQTPGTATMETIQVPTQPIVFVEGHSSYDDAFKSIKESQAKVTAAMDKAGLKPVGHPITIFTDTDDKGFKYQAAIPIAAKPEGKADLGDGVKVGDSPAGNGLKFRHRGPFDEIDSTYDLIVAYLDEKGLSIDPPYIEEYLTPLTTPDDPKTEVDIYTFIRK; encoded by the coding sequence ATGCAAGGCAAGCCGGTTTCAAGTCGTTGGCTCGCGCTCTGTGTCGCCGCCGTGCTCGGAGCGGCGCCGTTGACGGCCACAGCGCAGACCGCCCCGGCGCCGGCCCCCGCGACGACCACGCCCGCTCCCGCCCAGCCAACGGCGCCGAGCACCACCCCGCCCGCAAAGGCCGCGCCGGCGACCCCCGACAAGGTCGGCACGCCGCCGGCCGCTGCCCCCGCGACGCCCGAGCCCAAGACGCAGGCGCCCGCACCCGCGTCACCGACGACGCCCAGCGCAACGCCCGATGGCGCGGCGCCGAAGCCCCCCTCCGCCGCGCCGAACGGCACCCCGGCGGCGCCGCTCGCGCCCGGCGGCGCGCCGCAGACGCACGAGGTCGAGCCCAACGCCGCCCCGCAGACACCCGGCACCGCGACGATGGAGACGATCCAGGTGCCGACGCAGCCGATCGTCTTCGTCGAGGGCCACTCGAGCTACGACGACGCCTTCAAGTCGATCAAGGAGTCGCAGGCGAAGGTGACGGCGGCGATGGACAAGGCCGGCCTGAAGCCGGTCGGGCACCCGATCACGATCTTCACCGACACCGACGACAAGGGCTTCAAGTACCAGGCCGCGATCCCGATCGCCGCCAAGCCCGAGGGCAAGGCCGATCTGGGCGACGGCGTGAAGGTCGGCGACTCGCCCGCCGGCAACGGGCTCAAGTTCCGCCATCGCGGGCCGTTCGACGAGATCGATTCGACCTACGATCTCATCGTCGCCTATCTCGACGAGAAGGGCCTCTCGATCGACCCGCCCTACATCGAGGAATATCTCACCCCGCTGACGACCCCGGACGACCCCAAGACCGAGGTCGACATCTACACGTTCATCAGGAAGTAG